From Zingiber officinale cultivar Zhangliang chromosome 5B, Zo_v1.1, whole genome shotgun sequence, the proteins below share one genomic window:
- the LOC121983877 gene encoding uncharacterized protein LOC121983877, translating into MVSMEEGEESVLDDVFQEIDLAGEETLDDPDDGDVEMLDALGAGGGRSPSSSVGGGDQTEEGGRKKARKKRRKRKKSRSAGNASGHNGGADPCIADINRFVIHTCRHLKEHKSYLLWSAVGCLGVCAVKDLVKEVDAIQKCGGQKTNDGQRYHTGGGILFNILKTREPKAYKEIMARGREFEKQLKVSKRKMITNNEGTTKNSSIPYVAAEISGQAEAGLNGQQQLESSEPVQEHKKLADRMRVPVSYDDLFEEGEIPQ; encoded by the exons ATGGTGTCGATGGAGGAGGGCGAGGAGAGTGTGTTGGACGACGTGTTCCAGGAGATCGACCTCGCTGGAGAGGAAACCCTAGATGATCCTGATGATGGCGATGTTGAGATGCTCGACGCCCTTGGAGCCGGGGGCGGTCGCTCACCCTCGAGCTCGGTCGGAGGCGGCGACCAGACGGAGGAGGGAGGCAGGAAAAAGGCTCGTAAGAAGAGACGTAAAAGGAAGAAGAGTCGGTCGGCAGGGAATGCCAGCGGCCATAATGGTGGCGCCGATCCCTGCATCGCCGACATCAATAG GTTTGTGATACATACATGTCGGCATTTAAAAGAACACAAGTCCTACTTGCTCTGGAGTGCAGTTGGTTGCCTTGGTGTCTGTGCTGTCAAAGATCTTGTCAAGGAG GTTGATGCCATTCAGAAATGTGGCGGCCAGAAGACTAATGATGGTCAGCGCTACCACACAGGTGGTGGTATTCTattcaatattttaaaaactcgtgAACCAAAAGCTTACAAGGAAATTATGGCCAGGGGAAGGGAATTTGAG AAACAACTGAAGGTATCAAAAAGAAAGATGATAACAAACAACGAGGGTACCACCAAGAATTCAAGTATTCCGTATGTAGCAGCGGAAATATCAGGTCAGGCTGAAGCTGGACTCAATGGTCAGCAACAACTTGAATCATCTGAACCTGTTCAAGAACATAAAAAGTTGGCAGATAGGATGCGTGTTCCTGTTTCATATGATGATCTGTTTGAGGAAGGTGAAATACCCCAATGA